From Phycodurus eques isolate BA_2022a chromosome 20, UOR_Pequ_1.1, whole genome shotgun sequence, a single genomic window includes:
- the grin2da gene encoding glutamate receptor ionotropic, NMDA 2D isoform X2, whose amino-acid sequence MRHSLQRVKNICLYFTNISIGGRDYSFNNDGYLSNPLLDVISYNNGRGWEEVGWWENGHLRLRYHPWSRYGSFLKPLDDAQHLRVVTLEERPFVIVEPADPGTSSCIRDSVPCRMPLNSSLVVEGASPMKHCCKGFCIDVLKRLAKIVGFTYDLYLVTNGRHGKNINGEWNGMVGEVVSNRADMAIGSLTINEERSEVVEFSVPFVETGISVMVSRSNGTVSPSAFLEPYSPAVWVMMFVMCLSVVAVTVFIFEFFSPVGYNRSLQSAKKSGGSKFTIGKSVWLLWALVFNNSVPVENPRGTTSKIMVLVWAFFAVIFLASYTANLAAFMIQEEYIDTVSGLSDKKFQQPTEQYPPLRFGTVPNGSTEENIRSNYPNMHQYMIRNNQKGVEEAIDNLKTGKLDAFIYDAAVLNYMARKDEGCKVMTIGSGKVFATTGYGIALHKNSRWKRPLDLALLQLVGDDEIDMLERLWLSGICHNDKIEVMSSKLDIDNMAGVFYMLLVAMGLSLLVFAWEHLVYWKLRHCVKRSGGMDFLLALSRGMYSCCQFEDETAPGSGKSSLPQYHTVPTMPTVAQQHLVTATVNNTTAIAMVQQQLPPKHVPKQPQGQTYTTMLPGSPPPTGHSAMALGPSNSPLFEGPMPCSTFLPRHDRRLAVVDRWNRPKPEKVLSGGSGASLGIGGIAGGITELQAQQQYQQNLGQHWKLQGAGDQGLDEYKRYYGPIDPEGLGANSDQHVGGSQQTPKANPRGPKATGMLRPPPKGPGPLISKPPPPMLSSPRRPPFWRRGSLAQARRKSSGGPLYENILPLGRRGGGRYGGSDLMGRRGRRPPPPPPLPVPLSSPMHTPTTPSSPCRFYSTCSSASSSSSSSTSSSSSSSSSSSVSVSRSNSPSSCSSDSSYNSSLSFRYRAGDREFTVEDDYDSDLLTEESSLLLGSRRKVRSRRMSSRSLPCSPPPPPIPPRKPRPQRDYGRERRSSQLAQLQEWWASWGDRERGRSGTTNPGDVGGLREDKRQHKERERENKRRKKGRKKKKREERERERERKRRKAKKKKKDEKVRKKERKKSEQEGRDPEKREEAKPGTPDYPSYLHLRRESFRKKNESSIRSYGWNIAADDDRKNREEKEREDGDDGRGKERQHRRRNSKHYQSASNKPSASVKFWAGNLSSDTIPSAFLPLLPVTSKRRKSKSSDRDVVGIEGERKPLLGRNGRGEMPSKEGLSFHEWESDLEEDEESEQEQRKGEHAKRQGRKFSDEDGDRDKVVGIYSDDEGSSGEFGKFERYWDDRDGRAVGGIGGGGWFFSTYPCQGQSR is encoded by the exons ATGAGACATTCTTTACAGAgggtaaagaatatatgcct gtaCTTCACCAACATTTCCATCGGGGGGCGGGACTACTCGTTTAACAACGACGGCTACCTGTCCAATCCGCTGCTGGACGTCATCTCCTACAATAATGGGCGGGGCTGGGAGGAG GTGGGCTGGTGGGAGAACGGCCACCTGCGCTTGCGCTACCACCCGTGGTCTCGCTACGGCTCCTTCCTCAAGCCGCTGGACGACGCGCAGCACCTGCGAGTGGTCACGCTGGAGGAGCGCCCGTTCGTCATCGTGGAGCCCGCCGACCCGGGGACCAGTTCCTGCATTCGGGACTCGGTGCCCTGCCGCATGCCCCTCAACTCCAG CTTGGTGGTGGAGGGTGCGTCTCCCATGAAGCATTGCTGCAAAGGCTTCTGCATCGACGTTCTCAAGAGGCTCGCCAAGATCGTGGGCTTCACCTACGACCTCTACCTGGTCACCAACGGACGCCATGGGAAGAACATCAACGGAGAGTGGAACGGCATGGTGGGCGAG GTGGTATCCAACAGGGCCGACATGGCCATCGGCTCGCTCACCATCAACGAGGAGCGGTCGGAGGTTGTGGAGTTTTCCGTGCCCTTCGTGGAGACGGGCATCAGCGTCATGGTTTCCCGTAGCAACGGCACCGTGTCGCCTTCCGCCTTTCTCG AGCCGTACAGCCCGGCCGTGTGGGTGATGATGTTCGTGATGTGTCTGTCGGTGGTGGCCGTCACCGTCTTCATCTTCGAGTTCTTCAGTCCGGTCGGTTACAACCGCAGCCTGCAGAGCGCCAAAA AGTCGGGCGGCTCCAAGTTCACGATCGGCAAGTCGGTTTGGCTTCTGTGGGCGCTGGTCTTCAACAACTCTGTGCCTGTGGAGAACCCCCGAGGAACCACCAGCAAGATCATg GTTCTGGTGTGGGCCTTCTTCGCCGTAATCTTCTTGGCGTCGTACACCGCCAACCTGGCCGCCTTCATGATCCAGGAGGAGTACATCGACACCGTGTCGGGACTCTCCGACAAGAAG TTCCAGCAGCCCACCGAGCAGTACCCACCCCTGCGCTTTGGTACGGTGCCCAACGGCAGCACGGAGGAGAACATCCGCTCCAACTATCCCAACATGCACCAGTACATGATCCGCAACAACCAGAAGGGCGTGGAGGAGGCCATCGACAACCTGAAGACGGG TAAATTGGACGCGTTCATCTACGATGCCGCCGTGCTCAACTACATGGCCAGGAAGGATGAAGGCTGCAAG GTGATGACCATCGGCTCTGGCAAAGTGTTTGCCACCACCGGCTACGGCATCGCTCTGCACAAGAACTCCCGATGGAAGCGACCGCTTGACCTGGCGCTTCTGCAGCTGGTGGGAGACG ATGAGATTGACATGTTGGAGCGTCTTTGGCTGTCGGGAATCTGCCACAACGACAAGATTGAG GTGATGAGCAGCAAGCTGGACATCGACAACATGGCGGGCGTCTTCTACATGCTGCTGGTGGCCATGGGCCTCAGCCTGCTGGTGTTCGCCTGGGAGCATTTGGTCTACTGGAAGCTCCGACACTGCGTCAAGCGCTCCGGCGGCATGGACTTCCTCTTGGCTCTCAGCAGG GGCATGTACAGCTGCTGTCAGTTTGAGGATGAGACGGCGCCAGGAAGCGGTAAGAGTTCTCTGCCGCAGTACCATACGGTGCCCACCATGCCCACCGTGGCCCAGCAGCACCTGGTGACCGCCACGGTCAACAACACCACCGCCATCGCCATGGTGCAGCAGCAGCTGCCACCCAAGCACGTCCCAAAGCAGCCGCAAGGGCAGACGTACACCACCATGCTGCCGGGCTCGCCGCCGCCCACGGGGCATTCGGCCATGGCGCTGGGACCCTCAAACAGCCCCCTCTTTGAAGGCCCCATGCCCTGCTCCACCTTCCTGCCTCGCCATGACCGCAGACTGGCTGTGGTGGATCGCTGGAACAGGCCCAAGCCGGAGAAGGTCCTGAGTGGCGGCAGCGGTGCGAGTCTGGGAATCGGGGGTATCGCGGGAGGCATCACTGAACTCCAGGCCCAGCAGCAGTACCAGCAGAACCTGGGACAACACTGGAAACTGCAAGGAGCAGGTGACCAAGGGCTGGATGAGTACAAGCGGTACTATGGTCCTATAGATCCGGAGGGGCTTGGAGCTAACTCCGACCAACACGTTGGAGGCAGCCAACAGACACCCAAAGCTAATCCCAGAGGTCCCAAAGCTACTGGAATGTTGAGGCCCCCTCCCAAAGGCCCCGGACCCTTAATCAGTAAGCCACCGCCTCCCATGCTGTCCTCGCCACGAAGGCCTCCCTTCTGGCGGCGTGGAAGTCTTGCCCAAGCGAGGAGGAAGAGTTCAGGGGGTCCTCTGTATGAGAACATCCTCCCTCTGGGGAGAAGAGGAGGCGGCAGGTACGGAGGAAGTGATCTCATGGGAAGGAGGGGTCGGCGTCctcccccacctcctcctctgccAGTCCCCCTTTCTTCCCCAATGCATACTCCGACCACTCCCTCATCTCCATGCCGCTTCTACTCCACCTGCTCCAGCGCCTCATCATCGTCCTCTTCATCcacgtcttcctcctcctcctcctcctcctcatcgtcCGTCTCTGTCTCCCGCTCCAATTCTCCTTCTTCCTGCTCCAGTGACAGCTCCTACAACTCCTCCTTAAGCTTCCGCTATCGTGCGGGTGACCGGGAATTTACAGTGGAGGATGACTACGACTCAGATCTGCTTACGGAAGAGTCCAGTCTTCTCCTGGGCTCCCGCCGGAAGGTTCGCTCGCGTCGCATGTCGTCGCGCTCGCTGCCATGTAGCCCGCCGCCACCGCCTATCCCGCCGCGCAAGCCACGTCCACAGAGAGACTACGGGCGAGAGCGGAGAAGCAGTCAGCTGGCACAATTGCAAGAGTGGTGGGCATCGTGGGGCGACAGGGAAAGGGGAAGGTCAGGGACAACCAACCCAGGAGATGTGGGTGGACTGAGAGAAGACAAAAGGCAGCACAAAGAGAGGGAACGCGAGaacaagaggaggaagaaggggagaaagaagaagaagagggaggaaagggagagagaaagggaGCGAAAACGGCGTaaagcaaagaagaaaaagaaagatgaaaaGGTGAGgaagaaggagagaaagaagTCGGAGCAGGAGGGAAGAGACCCTGAGAAGCGAGAGGAGGCCAAACCAGGAACGCCGGACTACCCGTCGTACCTTCACCTGAGGAGGGAATCCTTCCGCAAAAAGAATGAGAGCTCCATTAGGAGCTACGGATGGAACATCGCAGCTGACGACGACAGGAAGAATAGAGAAGAAAAAGAGCGAGAGGATGGCGATGACGGCCGAGGGAAAGAAAGGCAGCACAGACGCAGGAACAGCAAACACTATCAGTCCGCCAGCAATAAGCCGTCCGCATCTGTCAAGTTCTGGGCAGGCAACCTCTCGTCTGACACCATCCCATCAGCCTTCCTACCACTGTTGCCCGTCACTtcgaagaggaggaagagcaaAAGCTCAGACAGGGATGTTGTCGGAATAGAAGGAGAGAGGAAACCACTGCTGGGCCGGAACGGGAGAGGTGAGATGCCCTCCAAGGAAGGTTTATCTTTCCACGAGTGGGAATCCGACttggaggaagatgaagagtCTGAGCAAGAGCAAAGGAAAGGCGAGCATGCGAAGAGGCAAGGCAGGAAATTTTCTGATGAGGACGGAGACCGGGACAAGGTCGTCGGGATATATTCGGATGATGAAGGCTCTTCGGGGGAGTTTGGCAAGTTCGAGAGGTACTGGGACGATCGTGACGGCAGAGCTGTGGGCGGGATTGGAGGAGGGGGCTGGTTTTTTAGTACGTACCCCTGCCAGGGACAAAGCAGGTAG